One Caretta caretta isolate rCarCar2 chromosome 24, rCarCar1.hap1, whole genome shotgun sequence genomic region harbors:
- the ZBTB32 gene encoding zinc finger and BTB domain-containing protein 32: MARRIRLHSPSHPDLLLHRAGELRHAQALCDVLVRVGQRDFPAHSLVLACASRTLARLLLLQGPSKLCSLDFLAPATFKHALDFAYTGSLEVAPEELTSLLATARDLEMEELEQACLRALGTGGPDGTGIGDMAGGHDSIGIGDRTGGRDGVAIGGGTGGHDGIGIGDRTGGHDGVATGDRTGGYDGVAIGDRSGDPDEVGICDRTGNGDGGHDRVVNGDRAGSHDGVGAQDTRKETVAGMSQMKSVVTSPVGKTVAPGNHNLVLLADGPCLALARPDSKGSQIQDGSLAPSWVLFEQSSLKPRESVITARPLPQERRAHPWPPEVLWGPEGVVAGYQPCPPLLSYQLRSLPSPLGDLGPGHMALSASVGFHGYIRPFPCGLETGKPGAPIGITGREKQLEDQRLLVAPVKSSAYDLCPQQGPDALRLPLLCHPRPHPFPLPPCRARRSCDKDLPPLSTAPPGGQRLLEREFCARGFQAEARLRESRRAPPEKPYECGECSKRFTLKHQMETHYRVHTGEKPFQCKLCPQRSRDYSAMIKHLRTHGGAAPYRCTLCCQFCPSLAAMQKHMKGHCPEELPSDWTIETTYLYSSSTSSS; this comes from the exons ATGGCGCGGCGGATCAGGCTGCACAGCCCCTCACACCCAGACCTGCTGCTGCACCGGGCTGGTGAGCTGAGGCATGCACAGGCCCTGTGTGATGTGTTGGTGCGTGTGGGCCAGCGGGACTTCCCAGCCCACAGCTTGGTGCTGGCCTGCGCCAGCCGCACCCTGGCCCggctcctcctgctgcagggccCCAGCAAGCTCTGCAGTTTGGACTTCCTTGCACCTGCCACCTTCAAGCACGCCCTGGACTTCGCCTACACTGGCAGCCTTGAGGTGGCACCTGAGGAGCTCACCAGCCTCCTGGCCACTGCCCGGGACCTGGAGAtggaggagctggagcaggcTTGCCTCAGGGCACTGGGGACTGGAGGCCCTGATGGGACTGGCATTGGCGACATGGCTGGTGGCCATGATTCAATTGGCATTGGCGACAGGACTGGTGGCCGTGATGGAGTTGCAATTGGTGGCGGCACTGGTGGCCATGATGGAATTGGCATTGGTGACAGGACTGGTGGCCATGATGGGGTTGCCACTGGCGACAGGACTGGTGGCTATGATGGAGTTGCCATTGGTGACAGGTCTGGTGACCCTGACGAAGTGGGCATTTGCGACAGGACTGGCAACGGGGATGGTGGCCATGATAGAGTTGTCAATGGCGACAGGGCTGGCAGCCATGATGGGGTTGGCGCCCAAGACACAAGGAAGGAGACAGTGGCTGGGATGTCCCAGATGAAGTCTGTGGTCACCAGCCCTGTTGGCAAGACTGTAGCACCAGGCAACCACAACCTAGTTTTATTGGCCGATGGGCCCTGCCTGGCCCTGGCTAGGCCAGACAGTAAGGGGAGCCAAATCCAAGATGGCAGCTTGGCACCCAGTTGGGTCTTGTTTGAACAGTCCTCCCTCAAGCCACGGGAAAGTGTCATCACGGCCCGGCCACTGCCTCAGGAGCGCCGCGCCCATCCCTGGCCGCCAGAGGTGCTCTGGGGGCCAGAAGGGGTGGTTGCTGGCTACCAGCCCTGCCCGCCATTGCTCAGCTACCAGCTGCGGTCGCTGCCTTCGCCCTTGGGTGACCTGGGGCCCGGGCACATGGCCCTCTCGGCGTCCGTGGGTTTCCATGGCTACATCCGACCTTTCCCCTGCGGGCTGGAGACGGGGAAGCCGGGCGCCCCCATTGGGATCACGGGCAGAGAGAAGCAACTGGAAGACCAGag GCTGCTGGTGGCTCCGGTCAAGAGTTCGGCATACGACCTCTGCCCGCAGCAGGGCCCGGACGCCCTGCgcctcccactgctctgccacccaC GGCCCCACccgttccccctcccaccctgccggGCCCGGCGGAGCTGTGACAAGGACCTGCCACCCCTGAGCACGGCACCCCCTGGAG GCCAGCGGCTGTTGGAGCGGGAGTTCTGTGCCCGCGGGTTCCAGGCTGAGGCCAGGCTGCGGGAGTCCCGGCGGGCGCCCCCCGAGAAGCCCTATGAGTGCGGCGAGTGCAGCAAACGCTTCACCCTCAAGCATCAGATGGAGACGCACTATCGGGTACACACTG GCGAGAAGCCGTTCCAGTGCAAGCTCTGCCCCCAGCGCTCCCGTGACTACTCTGCAATGATCAAGCACCTGCGGACCCACGGTGGCGCGGCCCCCTATCGCTGCACCCTATGCTGCCAGttctgccccagcctggctgccatGCAGAAGCACATGAAGGGCCATTGCCCCGAGGAGCTGCCCTCGGACTGGACGATCGAGACCACCTACCTCtactcctcctccacctcctcctcctga